A genomic window from Flavobacterium azooxidireducens includes:
- a CDS encoding sigma-54-dependent transcriptional regulator: MKKILLIEDDIAFCKMVSNFLSKNNYNVSTAYSANEARTLVKDTDFDLIMCDIRLPDSDGIELMAEFKLINPTIPIVLMTGYADVTTAVKAMKRGASDYISKPFVPEEVLLVLSNALNKPAEKKTGAPATHTTKSVQKERDFVSGISAVSKTLLTHIQLVSPTNLSVLINGESGTGKEVVAKEVHKLSNRNKAPFIAVDCGAIPKELATSEFFGHLKGSFTGAVTDKIGHFESANGGTLFLDEVGNLSYENQIQLLRALQERKVKKIGSSTEVEVDIRVIAATNEDLKEGVKNGTFREDLYHRLNEFSIEVPTLEERKQDLLMYADFFLDKANEQLNKNVLGFSPDVIRIFQAYSWPGNLRELQNIIRRSALLTQGNLIEKDVLPADLFEEQSKSMGGLSKSENEKEMIIKALKLCNGNKSEAAKMLEINRKTLYNKLKLYQLEED; encoded by the coding sequence ATGAAAAAAATTTTATTGATAGAAGATGACATCGCCTTTTGTAAAATGGTGAGCAATTTTCTGTCTAAAAACAACTATAACGTTTCTACTGCTTACTCTGCCAACGAAGCGAGAACCCTTGTGAAAGACACTGATTTTGATTTGATTATGTGCGATATTCGCCTTCCGGATAGCGACGGAATTGAATTGATGGCCGAGTTTAAATTGATAAATCCTACTATTCCGATTGTGTTGATGACCGGTTATGCCGACGTGACTACAGCAGTGAAAGCGATGAAAAGAGGTGCTTCGGATTATATTTCGAAACCGTTTGTGCCGGAAGAAGTGCTTCTTGTGCTTTCGAATGCATTGAACAAACCTGCAGAAAAAAAGACTGGTGCACCCGCAACCCATACAACCAAAAGTGTGCAAAAAGAACGCGATTTTGTTTCGGGAATCAGTGCGGTTTCAAAAACATTGTTGACGCATATTCAATTGGTTAGTCCAACGAATTTATCGGTTTTAATAAATGGTGAAAGCGGAACCGGGAAAGAAGTGGTTGCGAAAGAAGTTCATAAATTGAGTAATCGAAATAAAGCTCCGTTTATTGCGGTGGATTGTGGTGCGATTCCGAAAGAACTGGCTACGAGCGAGTTTTTTGGACATTTGAAAGGTTCGTTTACCGGAGCAGTAACAGACAAAATAGGTCACTTTGAGTCTGCGAATGGCGGGACATTGTTTTTGGATGAGGTTGGAAATTTATCTTACGAAAACCAAATTCAATTGTTGCGTGCTTTGCAGGAAAGAAAAGTGAAGAAAATTGGAAGTAGCACTGAAGTGGAAGTAGATATTCGCGTAATCGCTGCCACAAATGAAGACCTGAAAGAAGGCGTAAAAAACGGAACTTTTCGGGAAGATTTGTACCATCGATTGAATGAATTTTCGATTGAAGTGCCAACCTTAGAAGAACGAAAGCAAGATTTATTGATGTATGCCGACTTTTTTCTGGACAAAGCCAATGAGCAATTGAATAAAAATGTGTTGGGTTTTTCGCCGGATGTGATTCGGATATTTCAGGCGTATTCGTGGCCGGGAAATTTACGTGAATTGCAGAATATTATTCGTCGTTCTGCTTTGCTTACGCAAGGAAATCTGATTGAAAAAGATGTTCTTCCGGCTGATTTATTTGAAGAACAATCAAAATCGATGGGTGGTTTATCGAAATCAGAAAACGAGAAAGAAATGATTATCAAAGCTCTTAAACTTTGTAACGGAAATAAATCGGAAGCCGCAAAAATGCTTGAAATTAATCGTAAAACACTTTACAATAAATTGAAATTGTATCAATTAGAGGAGGATTGA